One segment of Streptomyces sp. YIM 121038 DNA contains the following:
- a CDS encoding beta-ketoacyl synthase N-terminal-like domain-containing protein: MSDSAGLVVTGIGVTTAVGRGKAAFTRSLFAGEHRFAVMDRPGRQSGTRFVGAELPAQAPPTRLGARELRTASLTGQVALATLEEAWTEAGLDGYDPDRVGLVIGGSNLQQRELVLAHDRHRAKPHFLRPSYGLSYLDTDLCGLCTSAFGIRGLAHTVGGASASGQLAVIEAAEAVAAGRVDVCVALGALADLSYWELLGLHAMGAMAGEEHADAPAAACRPFDTARSGFVYGEACAALVIERRGARPDAPAPYARIGGWSVRLDGNRNPNPSLAGESAAIRQALDRAGLTARDIDYVNPHGTASPTGDETEVAALKACGLTHAAVNATKSITGHGLTAAGAVEAAASLLQLRHGRLHPTRNLAEPVDDALHWVRETAVEADIQHCLSLSMGFGGINTALCLSACAA; encoded by the coding sequence GTGAGCGACTCCGCAGGGCTCGTCGTCACCGGCATCGGCGTCACCACCGCCGTGGGCCGGGGCAAGGCCGCCTTCACCCGGTCACTGTTCGCGGGAGAGCACCGGTTCGCCGTCATGGACCGGCCCGGGCGGCAGTCCGGCACCCGGTTCGTGGGCGCCGAACTGCCCGCCCAGGCGCCGCCCACCCGGCTCGGCGCCCGGGAGCTGCGCACCGCGTCGCTCACCGGGCAGGTCGCCCTCGCCACCCTCGAAGAGGCGTGGACCGAGGCGGGACTCGACGGGTACGACCCGGACCGGGTCGGGCTCGTCATCGGCGGCAGCAACCTCCAGCAGCGCGAACTCGTCCTGGCCCACGACCGGCACCGGGCCAAGCCGCACTTCCTGCGGCCCAGCTACGGCCTGTCGTACCTGGACACCGACCTGTGCGGCCTGTGCACGAGCGCCTTCGGGATCCGCGGCCTCGCCCACACCGTGGGCGGCGCGTCGGCCAGCGGACAGCTCGCGGTCATCGAGGCGGCCGAGGCCGTCGCCGCGGGCCGCGTCGACGTGTGCGTCGCCCTGGGCGCGCTCGCCGACCTGTCGTACTGGGAGCTGCTCGGCCTGCACGCCATGGGTGCCATGGCGGGCGAGGAGCACGCCGACGCGCCCGCCGCGGCCTGCCGTCCCTTCGACACGGCGCGGTCCGGCTTCGTCTACGGCGAGGCCTGCGCCGCCCTCGTGATCGAGCGCCGGGGCGCCCGCCCCGACGCCCCCGCCCCGTACGCGCGGATCGGCGGCTGGTCCGTGCGCCTGGACGGCAACCGCAACCCCAACCCGTCCCTCGCGGGCGAGAGCGCCGCGATCCGCCAGGCCCTGGACCGCGCCGGGCTCACCGCCCGGGACATCGACTACGTCAACCCGCACGGCACCGCGTCCCCGACGGGCGACGAGACCGAGGTGGCGGCGCTCAAGGCCTGCGGCCTCACGCACGCCGCCGTCAACGCCACGAAGTCGATCACCGGCCACGGCCTGACGGCCGCCGGAGCCGTCGAGGCGGCCGCGTCCCTGCTGCAACTGCGGCACGGGCGGCTGCACCCCACGCGCAACCTCGCCGAACCCGTCGACGATGCCCTCCACTGGGTGCGCGAGACGGCCGTCGAGGCCGACATCCAGCACTGCCTGAGCCTGAGCATGGGCTTCGGCGGCATCAACACCGCACTGTGCCTGAGCGCGTGCGCCGCATAG
- a CDS encoding acyl carrier protein, whose product MTKDKTFALIVDAVREILPELADHDFTETDTLDALGANSMDRAEIVMTVLEEMDLDIPLVDTHGPQNLGELAQHLSDTAAVKAG is encoded by the coding sequence ATGACCAAGGACAAGACCTTCGCCCTGATCGTCGACGCCGTCCGCGAGATCCTCCCGGAACTCGCCGACCACGACTTCACCGAGACCGACACCCTGGACGCGCTCGGCGCCAACTCCATGGACCGCGCGGAGATCGTGATGACCGTCCTGGAGGAGATGGACCTGGACATACCCCTGGTCGACACCCACGGGCCGCAGAACCTGGGCGAGCTCGCGCAGCACCTCAGCGACACGGCAGCGGTCAAGGCCGGGTGA
- a CDS encoding enoyl-CoA hydratase/isomerase: MDRLTYSTLRVREQGSVLFAQIHRPDAGNAINATLVHELDDVFARAAGAEHTTVVVLEGLPEVFCFGADFGVISDAARSGRDTSFDPEPMYELFRRMAYADVLTVAHVRGKANAGGVGLVAACDVVIADESATFSLSELLFGLIPAVVLPYLIRRTGFQRAHYLAATTQTVDARQAHEWGLVDALGTPSDALLRRHLQRLGRLSKKGVARYKAYLRELSPLTEHTKDVALATNRQVFGDPDNVRAIRRYAEEGVFPWESAPPEPGTAPGPATAPAARPAPPPRPQPSPSETTVEPQPPHPAPPHPATPPALSPRALGSPHFRAAHGVDYAYAAGAMYKGIASVDLVTALGNAGMLGFFGTGGLPLDEVDDAITRIRKGLDPGRAFGMNLLNHPDDPDLEARTVELYLRHGVRSVEASAYLRPTLPLVHYRLAGLGTDAEGRLRQDHHIIAKVSRTEVAEHFLRPAPEPLVRRLLDDGLVTPEQAALGARLPLAQDLCVEADSAGHTDGGNAYVLMPAMRALRDRVTREEGYSAQGGEAAVRVGAAGGIGTPDAALAALTLGAEFLVTGSINQCTVEAGTSDAVKDLLQGLGVHDTEYAPAGDMFEVGARVQAVRKSTFFPARAQKLYELYVRHDSLDDLDPRTRATLETKYFKRSLDEVWEETRAYLARRSPARLADVERSPKQKMAHVFRWYFVHSTRLALRGADQRVDYQIHCGPALGAFNTWVRGTDLEPWRGRRVDVIAERLLRETAALLTERLAAYGALAADSTPPTPDTAVGGPAPLATAE, translated from the coding sequence ATGGATCGACTGACCTACTCCACCCTGCGCGTCCGCGAACAGGGCAGCGTCCTCTTCGCGCAGATCCACCGGCCCGACGCGGGCAACGCCATCAACGCCACGCTCGTCCACGAGCTCGACGACGTCTTCGCGCGCGCCGCCGGCGCGGAGCACACCACCGTCGTCGTCCTCGAAGGCCTGCCCGAGGTCTTCTGCTTCGGCGCCGACTTCGGCGTGATCAGCGACGCGGCGCGCTCGGGCCGGGACACGTCCTTCGACCCCGAGCCGATGTACGAGCTGTTCCGGCGCATGGCCTACGCCGACGTGCTCACCGTGGCGCACGTGCGCGGCAAGGCCAACGCGGGCGGCGTCGGCCTCGTCGCCGCGTGCGACGTGGTGATCGCCGACGAGAGCGCGACCTTCAGCCTCTCCGAGCTGCTCTTCGGCCTGATCCCGGCCGTCGTGCTGCCCTATCTGATCCGCAGGACCGGCTTCCAGCGCGCCCACTACCTCGCCGCCACCACCCAGACCGTCGACGCCCGCCAGGCCCACGAGTGGGGGCTCGTCGACGCCCTCGGCACACCCAGCGACGCGCTCCTGCGGCGCCACCTCCAGCGCCTGGGACGCCTGTCGAAGAAGGGCGTCGCGCGCTACAAGGCGTATCTGCGCGAGCTGTCCCCGCTGACCGAGCACACCAAGGACGTCGCGCTCGCCACCAACCGCCAGGTCTTCGGCGACCCCGACAACGTACGGGCCATCCGGCGCTACGCCGAGGAGGGCGTCTTCCCCTGGGAGAGCGCGCCCCCGGAGCCAGGCACGGCCCCTGGCCCCGCCACGGCCCCGGCGGCCCGGCCCGCGCCCCCGCCCCGCCCGCAGCCGTCCCCGAGCGAGACCACCGTGGAACCACAGCCCCCGCACCCCGCCCCGCCGCACCCCGCCACGCCGCCCGCCTTGTCGCCCCGGGCCCTCGGCAGCCCGCACTTCCGCGCGGCGCACGGCGTCGACTACGCCTACGCGGCCGGAGCGATGTACAAGGGCATCGCCTCGGTCGACCTCGTCACCGCCCTCGGCAACGCGGGCATGCTCGGCTTCTTCGGCACCGGCGGCCTCCCCCTCGACGAGGTCGACGACGCGATCACCCGCATCCGGAAGGGCCTGGACCCCGGCCGCGCCTTCGGCATGAACCTCCTCAACCACCCGGACGACCCGGACCTGGAGGCCCGTACCGTCGAGCTGTACCTGCGCCACGGCGTGCGCTCCGTCGAGGCGTCCGCCTATCTGCGGCCCACGCTGCCCCTGGTCCACTACCGCCTCGCGGGCCTCGGCACCGACGCCGAGGGGCGCCTGCGGCAGGACCACCACATCATCGCCAAGGTCTCGCGCACCGAGGTCGCCGAGCACTTCCTGCGCCCCGCCCCGGAACCCCTGGTGCGCCGCCTGCTCGACGACGGGCTCGTCACCCCCGAGCAGGCCGCGCTCGGGGCCCGCCTGCCGCTGGCCCAGGACCTGTGCGTCGAGGCGGACTCCGCGGGCCACACCGACGGCGGCAACGCCTACGTCCTGATGCCCGCGATGCGCGCCCTGCGCGACCGCGTGACGCGCGAGGAGGGCTACTCGGCACAGGGCGGCGAGGCCGCCGTGCGCGTCGGCGCGGCGGGCGGCATCGGCACCCCCGACGCGGCCCTCGCGGCCCTGACCCTGGGCGCCGAGTTCCTCGTGACCGGCTCCATCAACCAGTGCACCGTGGAGGCCGGGACCAGCGACGCGGTCAAGGACCTGCTCCAGGGCCTCGGCGTGCACGACACCGAGTACGCGCCCGCGGGCGACATGTTCGAGGTCGGCGCCCGCGTCCAGGCCGTCAGGAAGAGCACGTTCTTCCCCGCCCGCGCCCAGAAGCTGTACGAGCTCTACGTACGCCACGACTCCCTCGACGACCTCGACCCGCGCACCCGGGCCACCCTGGAGACCAAGTACTTCAAGCGCTCCCTCGACGAGGTGTGGGAGGAGACCCGGGCGTACCTCGCCCGGCGTTCCCCCGCCCGGCTCGCGGACGTCGAGCGCAGCCCCAAGCAGAAGATGGCCCACGTCTTCCGCTGGTACTTCGTCCACTCCACGCGCCTGGCGCTGCGCGGCGCCGACCAGCGCGTCGACTACCAGATCCACTGCGGCCCCGCCCTCGGCGCCTTCAACACCTGGGTGCGCGGCACCGACCTCGAACCGTGGCGCGGCCGCAGGGTCGACGTCATCGCCGAACGGCTGCTGCGGGAGACCGCGGCCCTGCTCACCGAGCGCCTGGCCGCCTACGGCGCCCTGGCCGCCGACAGCACACCACCCACGCCCGACACCGCCGTTGGCGGACCGGCACCTCTCGCGACGGCTGAGTGA
- a CDS encoding cytochrome P450, with protein sequence MTGGVLPQEQIPLFNPFAEGFTDNPYPQYATLREVAPVYPHPLGFWVVTRYEDVFGLLRSGASVELRNVNSGALENLRQKDESRKTPLIDGFSMIDRDAPDHTRLRRLVQKAFTPRSIQALAPRIGELVDGMLDRIADEGGADLVPALASPLPFTVIADMLGAPPTDHERIRELSGTIVRSLEPVADPAVMQEIENADAELAVLTAEMIAWKRRNPADDLMTALIEAEEDGDKLSDDELVAQIQLLYIAGHETTVNLLANGTLALLRHPEQLAALRADADLMPNAVDELLRYDSPLQSSRRITLEPTVLSGVEIPAGAMVVAGLASANRDAARWGEDADTLRLDREGARAHLAFGSGSHHCLGAALARLEASITFERMLKRFPDLSLAGDVTWNGRINVRGVASLPVSVG encoded by the coding sequence ATGACCGGGGGCGTTCTCCCTCAGGAACAGATACCGCTGTTCAACCCCTTCGCCGAAGGGTTCACCGACAATCCCTACCCGCAGTACGCGACGCTCCGCGAAGTCGCCCCCGTCTATCCGCACCCTTTGGGGTTCTGGGTGGTCACCCGGTACGAGGACGTGTTCGGCCTGCTGCGCTCGGGCGCGTCGGTCGAACTGCGTAACGTGAACTCCGGCGCGCTGGAGAACCTGCGACAGAAGGACGAGTCGCGCAAGACCCCGCTCATCGACGGCTTCTCGATGATCGACCGGGACGCCCCGGACCACACCCGGCTGCGGCGCCTGGTGCAGAAGGCCTTCACGCCGAGGTCGATCCAGGCGCTCGCGCCCCGCATCGGCGAGCTCGTCGACGGCATGCTCGACCGGATCGCCGACGAGGGCGGCGCCGACCTGGTGCCCGCGCTCGCGTCGCCGCTGCCGTTCACGGTGATCGCGGACATGCTGGGCGCCCCGCCCACCGACCACGAGCGGATCCGGGAGCTGAGCGGCACGATCGTGCGCTCCCTGGAGCCCGTCGCCGACCCGGCCGTGATGCAGGAGATCGAGAACGCGGACGCGGAACTGGCCGTCCTCACCGCCGAGATGATCGCCTGGAAGCGGCGCAACCCCGCCGACGACCTCATGACGGCCCTCATCGAGGCCGAGGAGGACGGCGACAAGCTCAGCGACGACGAACTGGTCGCGCAGATCCAGCTGCTGTACATCGCGGGCCACGAGACGACCGTGAACCTGCTCGCCAACGGCACCCTCGCGCTCCTTCGCCACCCCGAGCAGCTCGCCGCCCTGCGCGCGGACGCCGACCTGATGCCCAACGCCGTCGACGAACTGCTGCGCTACGACAGCCCGTTGCAGTCGAGCCGGCGCATCACGCTGGAGCCGACCGTGCTCAGCGGCGTCGAGATCCCCGCGGGCGCGATGGTGGTCGCCGGTCTCGCCTCCGCCAACCGCGACGCGGCGCGCTGGGGCGAGGACGCGGACACGCTGCGCCTGGACCGCGAGGGCGCCCGCGCCCACCTGGCGTTCGGCTCCGGCTCGCACCACTGCCTCGGCGCGGCCCTGGCGCGCCTGGAGGCGAGCATCACCTTCGAGCGGATGCTGAAGCGGTTCCCGGACCTGTCCCTGGCCGGTGACGTGACCTGGAACGGCCGCATCAACGTGCGCGGCGTGGCCTCGCTGCCGGTGTCGGTCGGCTGA
- a CDS encoding hydroxymethylglutaryl-CoA synthase, with protein sequence MSRVGIEAMNVFGGSAVLDVMQLARHRELDLARLNNLLMKEKTVALPFEDPVTFGANAARPLLDRMSEEDKSRIELLITCTESGFDFSKSASTYLHDQLGLSRNCRMFELKQACYAGTAGLQMACNFILSGTSPGAKALVIATDISRYILEDGDDVAAQDWAYAEPSGGAGAVALLVSAEPHVFQLDVGASGTYGYEVMDTCRPAPDSEAGDVDLSLMSYLDCCEQAYRAYEAKVEGADYRDTFQYLAFHTPFGGMVKGAHRTMMRKVAGAKGAEVAEDFERRVAPGLSYCGRVGNIMGATVFLSLAGTICTGSYPDPRRVGLFSYGSGCCSEFYSGVVTPDGAERLRAMGIEDHLDGRYQLSLDEYDQLLRESAFVRVGTRDTVVNQDLVARTAPRGTGSSPRLVLRAIKEFHREYAWID encoded by the coding sequence ATGTCCCGCGTCGGTATCGAAGCGATGAACGTGTTCGGCGGCTCGGCCGTGCTCGACGTCATGCAGTTGGCGCGGCACCGCGAGCTCGACCTCGCGCGCCTGAACAACCTCCTGATGAAGGAGAAGACGGTCGCGCTGCCCTTCGAGGACCCGGTCACCTTCGGGGCCAACGCGGCCCGGCCGCTCCTCGACCGCATGAGCGAGGAGGACAAGAGCCGCATCGAACTCCTCATCACCTGCACCGAGTCGGGCTTCGACTTCTCCAAGTCGGCGAGCACCTATCTGCACGACCAGCTCGGCCTGAGCCGCAACTGCCGCATGTTCGAGCTCAAGCAGGCCTGCTACGCGGGCACCGCCGGGCTCCAGATGGCCTGCAACTTCATCCTCTCGGGCACCTCGCCCGGCGCCAAGGCCCTGGTGATCGCCACGGACATCTCGCGCTACATCCTGGAGGACGGCGACGACGTGGCCGCGCAGGACTGGGCCTACGCCGAGCCCAGCGGCGGCGCGGGCGCGGTGGCCCTGCTGGTCAGCGCCGAGCCGCACGTCTTCCAGCTCGACGTCGGCGCCAGCGGCACCTACGGCTACGAGGTGATGGACACCTGCCGCCCCGCCCCCGACAGCGAGGCGGGCGACGTCGACCTCTCCCTGATGTCGTACCTCGACTGCTGCGAGCAGGCCTACCGCGCCTACGAGGCCAAGGTGGAGGGCGCGGACTACCGCGACACCTTCCAGTACCTCGCCTTCCACACCCCCTTCGGCGGCATGGTGAAGGGCGCCCACCGCACCATGATGCGCAAGGTCGCGGGGGCCAAGGGCGCCGAGGTCGCCGAGGACTTCGAGCGCCGCGTCGCCCCGGGCCTCAGCTACTGCGGCCGCGTCGGCAACATCATGGGCGCGACGGTCTTCCTCTCCCTCGCCGGGACCATCTGCACCGGCAGCTACCCCGACCCGCGGCGCGTCGGACTCTTCTCCTACGGATCCGGCTGCTGCTCGGAGTTCTACAGCGGCGTCGTCACCCCCGACGGCGCTGAGCGGCTGCGGGCCATGGGCATCGAGGACCACCTCGACGGGCGCTACCAGCTCTCCCTCGACGAGTACGACCAGCTCCTGCGCGAGAGCGCCTTCGTCCGCGTCGGCACCCGCGACACCGTCGTGAACCAGGACCTCGTCGCCAGGACCGCACCGCGCGGCACGGGCTCGTCGCCGCGCCTCGTCCTGCGCGCGATCAAGGAGTTCCACCGGGAGTACGCATGGATCGACTGA
- the fabD gene encoding ACP S-malonyltransferase → MTSVYVFPGQGSQRKGMGKELFEKYPDLVARADRLLGYSLRDLCVDDPDRVLNRTEYTQPALYAVSALQYLDHVDSGGAPPAVVAGHSLGEYSALFAAGAFDFTTGLDLVRRRGELMSRAPKGAMAAVVNLDQERVAEILAALPYSGIDIANINSRQQCILSGAYDELHAPDVRGAYTEAGARFVPLNVSAAFHSRCMADVQEEFARHLAGVDFRPLRLPVIANCTARPYPTTGYSDLLVRQISSPVRWYESLSWLMARGHGDFREIGPGTVLTKLTAKIREEPLSFEEPAAPSPRAAPAPHRPLRRPEVVFMYGGQGTQYYRMGQELYDTHPAFRDAMDRCDALFAAAQGTSLVPALYDDSRRGQDFDDVLHTHAALYSIGWSLTEALRAEGFRPDAVLGHSLGEYVAATVAGAMSFEDGLDLVMKQAHLLQARCRPGGMLSVLAPPSLYQRRRDLFAGLALAGVNFTGEATGNFVVSGEAERVAEARAALDAEGVIAVRLPVRHGFHSGLVDDIRHECRSLGRAVTVNSPDLPVYSCAYAGELDGAALTGWDDYAWDVIRGRVRFDALMATAFRDPARHYFVDLSASGSFVNFLKHGYGPDYRGAFAINQFGNNAASMRRLREGLEQAAQPALV, encoded by the coding sequence ATGACTTCCGTGTACGTATTCCCCGGGCAGGGCTCCCAGCGCAAGGGCATGGGCAAGGAGCTGTTCGAGAAGTACCCCGACCTCGTGGCCCGGGCGGACCGGCTGCTCGGCTACTCGCTGCGCGACCTGTGCGTCGACGACCCCGACCGGGTCCTCAACCGCACCGAGTACACCCAGCCCGCCCTCTACGCGGTCAGCGCCCTGCAGTACCTCGACCACGTCGACTCCGGCGGCGCCCCGCCCGCCGTCGTCGCCGGGCACAGCCTGGGCGAGTACAGCGCCCTGTTCGCCGCGGGCGCCTTCGACTTCACGACCGGCCTCGACCTCGTGCGCAGGCGCGGCGAGCTGATGAGCCGGGCCCCCAAGGGCGCGATGGCCGCCGTCGTCAACCTCGACCAGGAGCGCGTCGCGGAGATCCTGGCGGCACTGCCGTACTCCGGCATCGACATCGCCAACATCAACTCCCGGCAGCAGTGCATCCTCTCCGGCGCCTACGACGAGCTCCACGCCCCGGACGTCCGCGGGGCCTACACCGAGGCGGGGGCGCGGTTCGTCCCCCTCAACGTGAGCGCGGCCTTCCACTCGCGCTGCATGGCCGACGTCCAGGAGGAGTTCGCCCGCCATCTGGCGGGGGTCGACTTCCGCCCGCTGCGCCTCCCCGTGATCGCCAACTGCACGGCGCGGCCGTACCCCACGACCGGCTACTCCGACCTCCTCGTGCGGCAGATATCGAGCCCCGTGCGGTGGTACGAGTCCCTCTCCTGGCTGATGGCGCGCGGCCACGGCGACTTCCGGGAGATCGGCCCCGGCACCGTCCTGACCAAGCTCACCGCCAAGATCCGTGAGGAGCCGCTGTCCTTCGAGGAACCCGCGGCCCCGTCGCCCCGGGCGGCCCCCGCCCCCCACCGGCCCCTGCGGCGGCCCGAGGTCGTCTTCATGTACGGCGGCCAGGGCACGCAGTACTACCGCATGGGCCAGGAGCTGTACGACACCCACCCGGCGTTCCGGGACGCCATGGACCGGTGCGACGCGCTCTTCGCGGCCGCGCAGGGCACGTCCCTGGTGCCGGCCCTGTACGACGACTCCCGGCGCGGCCAGGACTTCGACGACGTCCTGCACACGCACGCGGCGCTCTACAGCATCGGCTGGAGCCTCACCGAGGCCCTGCGCGCGGAGGGCTTCCGCCCCGACGCGGTCCTCGGCCACAGCCTCGGCGAGTACGTCGCGGCCACCGTCGCCGGGGCGATGTCCTTCGAGGACGGCCTCGACCTCGTGATGAAGCAGGCCCACCTCCTCCAGGCGCGCTGCCGCCCCGGCGGCATGCTGAGCGTCCTCGCCCCGCCCTCCCTCTACCAGCGGCGGCGCGACCTGTTCGCCGGACTCGCCCTGGCGGGCGTCAACTTCACCGGCGAGGCCACCGGCAACTTCGTCGTCAGCGGCGAGGCCGAGCGCGTCGCCGAGGCCCGTGCCGCGCTCGACGCGGAAGGAGTGATCGCCGTCCGCCTTCCCGTGCGCCACGGCTTCCACTCCGGCCTCGTCGACGACATCCGGCACGAGTGCCGGAGCCTGGGCCGCGCGGTCACGGTCAACTCGCCCGACCTGCCGGTCTATTCGTGCGCGTACGCCGGCGAGCTGGACGGCGCGGCGCTGACCGGCTGGGACGACTACGCGTGGGACGTGATCCGGGGGCGCGTGCGCTTCGACGCGCTGATGGCCACCGCGTTCCGCGACCCGGCGCGCCACTACTTCGTCGACCTGAGCGCCAGCGGCTCCTTCGTCAACTTCCTCAAGCACGGCTACGGCCCCGACTACCGGGGCGCGTTCGCCATCAACCAGTTCGGCAACAACGCGGCGTCGATGCGGCGGCTGCGCGAGGGCCTGGAGCAGGCCGCCCAGCCCGCCCTGGTCTGA
- a CDS encoding pentapeptide repeat-containing protein: MSERTSHAAQTDLQADCGNCFGLCCVALPFSRSSDFPVNKSAGTPCGNLQEDFRCGIHERLRDKGYNGCTVFDCFGAGQKVSQVTFKGVSWREEPDSARAMYEVFPVVRQLQELLKYTAQALDLPAARPVHRDLRRAYEQIDALTRDTVETLMAVDVDALRGEVNPLLLRASELARAAVPGRKKNHRGANLMGSRQRGAKLRGASLRGALLIAADLSDADLREADLIGADMRDTNLCGADLRGALFLTQPQLNAARGDARTKLSQPLERPAHWAA, from the coding sequence TTGTCCGAGCGCACCTCGCACGCCGCCCAGACCGACCTGCAGGCCGACTGCGGGAACTGCTTCGGTCTGTGCTGCGTGGCGCTGCCCTTCTCGCGCTCGTCGGACTTCCCGGTGAACAAGTCCGCCGGGACCCCCTGCGGGAACCTCCAGGAGGACTTCCGCTGCGGCATCCACGAGCGGCTGCGCGACAAGGGCTACAACGGCTGCACGGTCTTCGACTGCTTCGGCGCCGGGCAGAAGGTCTCCCAGGTCACCTTCAAGGGCGTCAGCTGGCGCGAGGAGCCGGACTCGGCCCGCGCGATGTACGAGGTCTTCCCCGTCGTCCGCCAGCTCCAGGAGCTCCTGAAGTACACCGCGCAGGCCCTCGACCTGCCCGCGGCCCGGCCCGTCCACCGCGATCTGCGGCGCGCGTACGAGCAGATCGACGCGCTCACCCGGGACACCGTCGAGACCCTGATGGCCGTCGACGTGGACGCCCTGCGGGGTGAGGTGAACCCGCTGCTCCTGCGCGCCAGCGAGCTGGCCCGGGCGGCGGTCCCGGGGCGGAAGAAGAACCACCGGGGCGCCAACCTCATGGGCTCGCGGCAGCGGGGCGCGAAGCTGCGCGGCGCCAGCCTGCGCGGCGCCCTCCTCATCGCGGCCGACCTGTCCGACGCCGATCTGCGCGAGGCCGACCTGATCGGCGCGGACATGCGCGACACGAACCTGTGCGGGGCGGATCTGCGCGGCGCCCTGTTCCTCACCCAGCCCCAGCTGAACGCCGCGCGGGGCGACGCCCGGACGAAGCTCTCCCAGCCCCTGGAGCGCCCCGCCCACTGGGCGGCCTAG
- a CDS encoding DUF5997 family protein, with amino-acid sequence MTSHHSTQTMKPATAAKKLGVYLEATPAEFQEGVVSRTELNALQADPPQWLRDLRANGPHPRPVVAAKLGVSVSGLARGGVTEALTTEQIDALKEERPEWLERERATQAEVRKETVRLKAKRAEQAEKADKD; translated from the coding sequence ATGACGTCGCACCACTCCACCCAGACCATGAAGCCCGCCACCGCGGCGAAGAAGCTGGGTGTGTACCTCGAAGCCACCCCCGCCGAGTTCCAGGAGGGCGTGGTCTCGCGGACCGAGCTCAACGCGCTGCAGGCCGACCCGCCCCAGTGGCTGCGCGACCTGCGCGCCAACGGCCCGCACCCCCGCCCCGTCGTCGCGGCGAAGCTGGGCGTCTCCGTGTCGGGCCTGGCCCGCGGCGGCGTCACGGAGGCCCTCACCACGGAGCAGATCGACGCGCTCAAGGAAGAGCGCCCCGAGTGGCTGGAGCGCGAGCGCGCCACGCAGGCCGAGGTCCGCAAGGAGACGGTGCGCCTGAAGGCGAAGAGGGCGGAGCAGGCCGAGAAGGCCGACAAGGACTGA